Proteins encoded within one genomic window of Lysinibacillus sphaericus:
- a CDS encoding AMP-binding protein, whose product MAELVYQTIGQLLDEQAKKYPKHEALVYADRDLRLTYEELNQQSRLVARGLLALGIEKGDHIAVWTTNVPEWVQLQFGTGKMGAPIVTVNTNYRAHELEYLLRQSDAKTIILIENFRDHSFIHTLQEICPELEHCEPGNLQSKRLPLLKNVILIGETKYPGVLNWSDVLASAKQVTEQQLDQIQASLHYDDVINIQYTSGTTGFPKGVMLTHYNLVNNAVNIAECMRLTSADRLCIPVPFFHCFGCVIGTLAITTSGGTMVPVQEYAPAEVLRTVEKEKCTALHGVPTMFISELNLQNFSSYDLSTLRTGVMAGSNCPIEVMKAVIEKMGMTDITICYGQTESSPVITQTRADDPFHLKVETVGRALPNLEVKIVVPGTDVEAPINEQGELCTRGYHVMKGYYNNQEETQLAIDQDGWLHTGDLATMDEDGYVRVTGRLKDMIIRGGENLYPREIEEFLYTFPKIEDVQVAGVPDPKYGEEAAAWIILREGEQATEEEIRAFCRDKISKHKIPRHIFFIDSYPMTASGKVQKFKLREEFLAAVKVK is encoded by the coding sequence ATGGCAGAACTTGTGTATCAAACAATTGGTCAATTGCTCGATGAACAGGCTAAAAAATATCCTAAACATGAAGCGCTAGTGTATGCAGACAGAGACTTGCGGTTGACTTATGAGGAGTTAAATCAGCAAAGTCGTTTAGTGGCAAGGGGGTTACTGGCCCTTGGAATTGAAAAAGGAGACCATATTGCCGTGTGGACAACAAATGTTCCAGAGTGGGTACAGTTACAGTTTGGTACAGGAAAAATGGGTGCGCCAATTGTCACTGTTAACACCAATTATCGTGCCCATGAACTGGAATATTTACTAAGACAATCCGATGCAAAGACGATTATTTTAATCGAAAATTTTCGTGACCATTCTTTTATTCATACACTCCAAGAAATATGTCCTGAGCTTGAACATTGTGAACCAGGTAATTTGCAATCGAAGCGACTACCTCTATTAAAAAATGTTATTTTAATTGGCGAAACAAAGTACCCAGGTGTCCTGAATTGGTCAGATGTATTGGCATCTGCAAAGCAAGTAACAGAGCAACAATTAGATCAAATACAGGCTTCATTACATTATGATGATGTCATTAATATTCAATATACTTCAGGTACAACGGGTTTTCCAAAAGGTGTTATGTTAACACATTATAACCTAGTTAATAATGCCGTTAACATCGCTGAATGTATGCGTCTAACTTCAGCAGATCGTTTATGTATTCCTGTGCCATTTTTCCATTGTTTCGGCTGTGTCATCGGTACACTAGCCATTACGACAAGTGGTGGAACAATGGTCCCAGTACAAGAATACGCACCTGCGGAAGTGTTACGAACAGTTGAAAAAGAGAAATGTACAGCATTACACGGTGTACCAACAATGTTTATAAGTGAATTGAATTTGCAGAATTTTTCGTCATACGACTTATCGACATTGCGTACGGGTGTAATGGCAGGCTCTAATTGCCCAATCGAAGTCATGAAAGCGGTCATCGAAAAAATGGGGATGACTGACATAACCATTTGTTATGGTCAAACGGAATCTTCACCTGTTATTACACAAACACGAGCAGATGATCCATTCCATTTAAAAGTAGAGACAGTAGGTCGAGCATTACCAAATCTAGAAGTTAAAATTGTTGTTCCTGGTACAGATGTGGAAGCGCCGATAAATGAGCAAGGTGAGCTTTGTACAAGAGGCTACCATGTGATGAAAGGCTATTATAACAACCAAGAAGAAACCCAACTTGCAATCGATCAAGACGGTTGGCTGCATACGGGTGATTTAGCGACGATGGATGAGGATGGTTATGTCAGAGTAACAGGTCGTTTGAAGGACATGATTATTCGTGGTGGAGAAAATTTATATCCACGTGAAATTGAAGAATTTCTATACACGTTCCCAAAAATTGAAGATGTGCAGGTCGCTGGTGTTCCCGATCCTAAGTATGGAGAAGAAGCGGCAGCATGGATTATTTTACGAGAAGGGGAACAGGCGACAGAAGAAGAAATTCGAGCATTTTGTCGAGATAAAATTTCTAAACATAAAATTCCAAGACATATTTTCTTTATCGATAGCTACCCAATGACTGCTTCAGGAAAAGTACAGAAATTTAAGCTACGCGAAGAATTTTTGGCAGCAGTGAAGGTGAAATAG
- a CDS encoding acyl-CoA dehydrogenase, translating to MNFELTKEQAMIRDMVRDFAEKEIKPYAREVDETSTMRIESFEKMAELGLLGIPFPEEYGGSGGDTVSYAIAVEEIGRACGGTGLSYAAAVSLGAAPIYNFGTEEQKREWLVPLAKGETLGAFGLTEPNAGSDAGGTRTTAVIDGDDYVINGEKCWITNAGHARQIIVTAVTGKREDGKKIISSIIVPTNTPGVTINCNYDKMGVRGSNTCEIILQNVRVPRTNLLGDEKRGFSQFLNTLDGGRISIAALSVGIAQSAYEKALKYANEREQFGAPIAKFQAIQFKLADMAMEIELARTLVHKAAWLKDQKKPFAKEAAMAKLFASEMGFRTCNQAIQIHGGSGYMKEYDVERHLRDIKLMEIGEGTSEIQRLVISRLIGC from the coding sequence ATGAACTTTGAACTAACGAAAGAGCAAGCGATGATTCGAGACATGGTACGTGATTTTGCAGAGAAAGAGATTAAACCTTATGCTCGTGAAGTCGACGAGACATCAACAATGAGAATAGAAAGCTTTGAAAAAATGGCTGAGCTAGGCTTATTAGGTATCCCGTTTCCAGAGGAATATGGTGGTTCTGGAGGAGACACGGTTTCCTATGCAATAGCTGTTGAAGAAATTGGACGTGCGTGTGGTGGTACGGGTTTAAGCTATGCAGCAGCAGTAAGCTTAGGCGCTGCTCCTATTTATAATTTTGGTACGGAAGAGCAAAAGCGTGAATGGCTTGTTCCTTTAGCGAAAGGGGAAACATTAGGTGCTTTCGGCTTAACGGAACCTAATGCGGGGTCTGATGCTGGCGGTACCCGTACAACAGCAGTTATAGATGGTGATGATTACGTTATTAACGGAGAAAAATGCTGGATTACCAATGCAGGTCATGCGCGCCAAATTATTGTCACGGCAGTAACAGGTAAACGTGAAGATGGCAAAAAAATCATTTCATCCATTATTGTGCCAACGAATACGCCTGGTGTCACAATCAATTGTAATTATGACAAGATGGGTGTGCGTGGTTCCAATACTTGTGAAATTATTTTGCAAAATGTTCGCGTACCAAGAACGAATTTATTAGGGGACGAAAAACGTGGATTCAGTCAATTTTTAAATACATTGGATGGTGGCCGTATTTCCATAGCTGCGCTATCAGTCGGCATTGCACAATCTGCATATGAAAAAGCATTAAAGTATGCCAATGAACGAGAGCAGTTTGGGGCACCAATCGCCAAGTTTCAAGCAATACAGTTTAAGTTGGCAGATATGGCAATGGAAATTGAGCTAGCTCGTACGCTAGTACATAAAGCAGCGTGGCTTAAAGATCAGAAAAAACCATTTGCTAAAGAGGCAGCGATGGCGAAATTATTTGCTTCTGAGATGGGCTTCCGTACTTGTAATCAAGCCATTCAAATTCATGGTGGTTCAGGTTATATGAAGGAATATGATGTAGAACGTCATTTGCGTGATATTAAGTTAATGGAAATCGGTGAAGGAACATCTGAAATTCAACGTCTCGTTATTTCTCGTCTAATTGGCTGTTAA
- a CDS encoding TetR/AcrR family transcriptional regulator — MVKKTLKQRIVDASVVLFQQDGYHNVTVERIVEYIGASKGGFYHNFKSKDELLYEVHDVFISYVIKQSQEAYDKYDTPIKRLCAMLQTLTQVFDVYQSHITVFYEESRSLSEEYSAIIHKKRDQYRDILQKVIEEGQQTKDFRAELPCTIVTMAIVGMINWTYMWFKQTGPLTMEEITEVFTDMILRAIVTDQAMEEATQFMVKMKPEEQAGFINV, encoded by the coding sequence ATGGTAAAAAAAACGTTAAAACAAAGAATTGTAGATGCTTCTGTAGTACTGTTTCAGCAAGATGGCTATCACAATGTAACAGTTGAACGCATTGTGGAGTATATTGGCGCATCAAAAGGTGGGTTTTATCATAATTTTAAATCGAAAGATGAACTGTTGTATGAGGTTCATGACGTGTTTATTTCCTATGTGATTAAACAGTCACAGGAAGCGTATGACAAATACGATACACCGATTAAACGCTTATGTGCAATGCTTCAAACGTTGACCCAAGTGTTTGATGTATACCAATCTCATATTACCGTATTTTATGAGGAAAGCCGTTCTTTATCAGAAGAATATAGTGCAATCATTCATAAGAAGCGGGATCAATATCGGGATATTTTACAAAAGGTAATTGAAGAAGGGCAACAGACAAAGGATTTTCGTGCTGAATTGCCTTGTACAATTGTAACAATGGCCATTGTAGGGATGATTAACTGGACATATATGTGGTTTAAACAAACGGGTCCGTTAACAATGGAGGAAATTACAGAAGTATTTACAGATATGATATTACGAGCAATTGTGACAGACCAAGCTATGGAAGAAGCAACTCAATTTATGGTAAAGATGAAGCCAGAAGAACAAGCTGGTTTTATTAATGTTTAG